From a single Miscanthus floridulus cultivar M001 chromosome 8, ASM1932011v1, whole genome shotgun sequence genomic region:
- the LOC136472421 gene encoding peroxidase 47-like: protein MMAKMSAAKNLVRLLVLVQVAAGLLAGPGGVAALSMDYYSMSCPFAEMMVRSVVYDALTKDPTLAGSLLRLHFHDCFVQGCDASVLIDSTDGNTAEKDAPANKSLRGFEVIDRIKEVLESQCPGVVSCADILTLAARDAVLLAWGPYYGVPLGRRDGTRSLDSDTFTALPPPFFNTTSLINLFGSHGFTVQDLVALSGGHTLGIAHCANFKARLTETDTLDATLGSSLSATCTSNGDAGTAPFDRTSTRFDTVYYRELQMRRGLLSSDQTLFESPETKGIVNMFAMNQAYFFYAFQQGMLKMGQLDLKAGNQGEIRHTCRVINS, encoded by the coding sequence ATGATGGCGAAGATGAGTGCGGCCAAGAACCTTGTCCGGCTCCTCGTCCTCGTGCAGGTGGCCGCCGGTCTGCTGGCTGGCCCCGGCGGCGTCGCGGCTCTCAGCATGGACTACTACAGCATGAGCTGCCCGTTCGCGGAGATGATGGTGCGCAGCGTCGTCTACGACGCTCTCACGAAGGACCCCACCCTCGCCGGCAGCCTCCTGAGGCTGcacttccacgactgcttcgtgCAGGGCTGCGACGCGTCGGTGCTGATCGACTCGACGGACGGCAACACGGCGGAGAAAGACGCGCCGGCGAACAAGAGCCTGCGTGGCTTCGAGGTGATCGACCGCATCAAGGAGGTGCTGGAGTCGCAGTGCCCCGGCGTCGTCTCCTGCGCTGACATCCTGACGCTGGCGGCGCGGGACGCCGTGCTCCTGGCGTGGGGCCCCTACTACGGTGTGCCCCTGGGGCGGCGCGACGGGACGCGATCGCTGGACTCCGACACCTTCACGGCGCTCCCGCCGCCCTTCTTCAACACGACGTCGCTCATCAATCTCTTCGGCTCGCACGGGTTCACGGTGCAGGACCTGGTGGCGCTCTCCGGCGGCCACACGCTGGGCATCGCGCACTGCGCCAACTTCAAGGCCCGGCTCACCGAGACGGACACGCTGGACGCCACGCTGGGGTCGTCGCTCAGCGCCACCTGCACCTCCAACGGGGACGCCGGCACCGCGCCGTTCGACCGGACCAGCACCAGGTTCGACACCGTCTACTACCGGGAGCTGCAGATGCGGCGGGGGCTGCTCAGCTCCGACCAGACGCTGTTCGAGTCGCCGGAGACCAAGGGCATCGTCAACATGTTCGCCATGAACCAGGCCTACTTCTTCTACGCGTTCCAGCAGGGGATGCTCAAGATGGGGCAGCTCGACCTCAAGGCAGGCAACCAGGGTGAGATCAGGCACACGTGCAGGGTCATCAATTCCTAG